In the Hordeum vulgare subsp. vulgare chromosome 7H, MorexV3_pseudomolecules_assembly, whole genome shotgun sequence genome, one interval contains:
- the LOC123412930 gene encoding probable potassium transporter 13, whose translation MDVEGGAVQEPRKKASWGWQKGTLLLAYQSFGVVYGDLCISPVYVYKNTFSGKLRLHEEDEEILGVLSLVFWSLTLIPLLKYIILVLGADDNGEGGTFALYSLMCRRSRMGLLNSLHAGHGSVSSFNNDELCKETRSSLAIRGFFEKHHSLRVVLLLFVLMGTSMVIGDGVLTPTMSVLSAVSGLRIKFPELHENYTVLIACVVLVGLFALQHYGTRRVGFLFAPILLSWLACIGGIGIYNIFRWNPTVVRALSPYYIYNFFRKAGRDGWSSLGGIVLCITGAEAMFADLGHFSKLSLRLGFTIVVYPCLVLAYMGEAAYLSKHREDLQSSFYKALPDRVFWPVLIIATLATAVGSQAIISATFSIISQCRALGCFPRIKVVHTSSHVHGQIYIPEVNWTLMSLCLAVTIGFRDTEMIGNAYGLAVILVMFATTCLMFLVITTVWNRSVLWAALFAAGFGSVELMYLSACLAKVPHGGWLPLLLSLATLLVMSAWHYGTAKKQEYELQNKVCLDHFLGLSSGMGLVRVPGVGFVYSDSVAGVPPMFAHFVTNFPAFHRVLVFVSLQTLTVPKVPPEERFLVGRIGRPEHRMFRCVVRYGYKEGRWDHFNFENQLLVKVLEFLQLQQADGDGERCSTGSGEMSVIPAAPSQAVVDALASMSSGEIDYYAGSGAKKVRFEELPAAWRREETMSEVRELLEEREAGVSYMIGHTCVFAHESSSAVKKFAVNVVYGFLRRNSRRPAVVLGIPHTSLIEVGMVYRV comes from the exons ATGGATGTGGAGGGCGGCGCCGTGCAGGAGCCGAGGAAGAAGGCTTCTTGG GGATGGCAGAAAGGGACGCTTTTGCTTGCGTACCAGAGCTTCGGCGTCGTTTACGGCGACCTTTGCATATCGCCCGTCTACGTGTACAAGAACACCTTCTCCGGAAAGTTGCGTCTCCACGAGGAGGATGAAGAGATCCTCGGCGTGCTATCGTTGGTTTTCTGGAGCCTCACCCTCATACCGCTCCTCAAGTACATCATCCTCGTCCTCGGCGCAGACGACAACGGAGAAG GTGGCACGTTCGCACTGTACTCCCTGATGTGCAGGCGCTCCAGGATGGGGCTTCTCAACAGCTTACACGCCGGCCATGGCTCGGTGTCGTCCTTCAACAACGACGAGCTCTGCAAGGAGACGCGGAGCAGCCTGGCCATCAGGGGATTCTTCGAGAAGCACCACTCGCTGCGCGTCGTGCTGCTGCTGTTCGTCCTCATGGGCACCAGCATGGTCATCGGCGACGGCGTCCTCACCCCGACCATGTCAG TGCTGTCGGCAGTCTCCGGCCTCAGGATCAAGTTCCCAGAGCTACACGAAA ACTACACGGTGCTGATCGCTTGCGTGGTGCTGGTGGGGCTCTTCGCGCTGCAGCACTACGGCACGCGCCGCGTCGGGTTCCTCTTCGCGCCCATCCTGCTCTCCTGGCTGGCCTGCATTGGCGGCATCGGGATCTACAACATTTTCAGGTGGAATCCGACCGTCGTCCGCGCGCTGTCGCCGTACTACATCTACAACTTCTTCAGGAAGGCCGGCAGGGACGGGTGGAGCTCGCTGGGAGGGATCGTGCTCTGCATCACAG GCGCTGAGGCGATGTTTGCTGATCTCGGACACTTCTCAAAGCTTTCGCTGAGG CTTGGGTTCACGATAGTTGTGTATCCTTGCTTAGTTCTGGCGTACATGGGGGAGGCCGCCTATCTGTCCAAACATAGGGAGGATCTCCAGAGTAGCTTTTACAAAGCTCTTCCAG ACCGTGTGTTCTGGCCTGTTCTGATCATCGCGACGCTGGCCACCGCCGTCGGGAGCCAGGCGATCATCTCCGCCACGTTCTCCATCATAAGCCAGTGCCGGGCCCTGGGCTGCTTCCCGCGCATCAAGGTGGTGCACACGTCCAGCCATGTCCACGGCCAGATCTACATCCCGGAGGTGAACTGGACGCTCATGTCCCTCTGCCTCGCCGTCACCATCGGCTTCCGTGACACCGAGATGATCGGCAACGCCTACG GGCTGGCTGTGATCCTGGTGATGTTCGCGACGACGTGCCTGATGTTCCTGGTGATCACCACGGTGTGGAACCGGTCGGTGCTGTGGGCGGCGCTCTTCGCGGCCGGCTTCGGGTCGGTTGAGCTGATGTACCTCTCGGCGTGCCTCGCCAAGGTTCCCCACGGCGGCTGGCTGCCGCTGCTGCTCTCGCTGGCGACGCTGCTGGTCATGTCGGCGTGGCACTACGGCACGGCCAAGAAGCAGGAGTACGAGCTGCAGAACAAGGTGTGCCTGGACCACTTCCTCGGCCTCAGCTCCGGCATGGGCCTGGTGCGCGTCCCGGGGGTCGGGTTCGTCTACTCGGACTCCGTCGCCGGCGTGCCGCCCATGTTCGCGCACTTCGTCACCAACTTCCCGGCGTTCCACCGGGTGCTGGTCTTCGTGTCGCTGCAGACGCTGACCGTGCCCAAGGTGCCGCCGGAGGAGCGGTTCCTGGTGGGCAGGATCGGGCGGCCGGAGCACCGGATGTTCCGCTGCGTGGTCCGGTACGGGTACAAGGAGGGCCGGTGGGACCACTTCAACTTCGAGAACCAGCTGCTGGTGAAGGTCCTGGAGTTCCTGCAGCTGCAGCAggcggacggcgacggcgagcggTGCAGCACCGGGTCCGGCGAGATGTCGGTCATCCCGGCGGCGCCCAGCCAGGCCGTCGTGGACGCGCTGGCGTCGATGAGCTCCGGCGAGATCGACTACTACGCCGGCAGCGGCGCCAAGAAGGTGCGGTTCGAGGAGCTGCCGGCggcgtggaggagggaggagacgaTGTCGGAGGTGAGGGAGCTCCTGGAGGAGCGGGAGGCCGGGGTGTCGTACATGATCGGGCACACCTGCGTGTTCGCGCACGAGTCGTCGTCGGCGGTGAAGAAGTTCGCCGTCAACGTCGTGTACGGGTTCCTCCGGCGCAACTCGCGGAGGCCCGCCGTCGTGCTCGGCATCCCCCACACCTCCCTCATCGAGGTCGGCATGGTTTACAGGGTATGA